Proteins encoded in a region of the Streptomyces sp. NBC_00513 genome:
- a CDS encoding response regulator transcription factor, with product MTTILLCDDHVVVRAGLLALLGSEPDIEVLGEAGSGEEAVALAAKLRPDVVLMDLQLGEGIDGVEATRRITALTDPPHVLVLTTYDTDADITRAIGAGATGYLLKAERPEELFAAIHSAAAGRTTLSAPVASRVMAHMRGTRPTLTDRELDILGQLARGLGNRDIARALFISEATVKTHLGRIYDKLGVDTRAGAVSVAKEQRLLP from the coding sequence ATGACCACGATCCTGCTCTGCGACGACCACGTGGTGGTCCGCGCCGGCCTGCTCGCCCTGCTGGGCAGCGAACCCGACATCGAGGTGCTCGGCGAAGCCGGCAGCGGCGAGGAAGCCGTCGCACTGGCCGCCAAACTCCGCCCCGACGTGGTCCTGATGGACCTCCAACTCGGCGAGGGCATCGACGGCGTCGAAGCCACCCGCCGCATCACGGCGCTCACCGACCCGCCGCACGTGCTGGTACTCACCACCTACGACACCGACGCCGACATCACCCGGGCCATCGGGGCGGGCGCCACCGGCTACCTCCTCAAGGCGGAACGCCCCGAGGAACTCTTCGCCGCGATCCACTCCGCGGCGGCCGGCCGCACCACGCTCTCCGCGCCGGTGGCCAGCCGGGTGATGGCCCACATGCGGGGCACCCGGCCCACCCTGACGGACCGTGAACTGGACATCCTGGGCCAACTGGCCCGCGGCCTCGGCAACCGGGACATCGCCCGGGCCCTGTTCATCAGCGAAGCCACGGTCAAGACCCACCTGGGCCGCATCTACGACAAGCTCGGCGTGGACACGCGCGCGGGGGCGGTGTCGGTGGCGAAGGAACAGCGCCTGCTGCCTTGA
- a CDS encoding sensor histidine kinase yields MDVRTTPPQEHPVSHAPPRKPDTRALATVMHTAFFLLLGASVARFLLRHPGEPRTPWIIALSIVLALLYVLGPALGAAPTLRRLLWLGLVVATWVVLVVLAPSFAWCAVPLFYTGLRTLPPRAAVVLVALLTVFVVAAQLKLSQDFDPNLLLAPPAVAALATAVFVHTERQAEAQRVLIDDLIRTRRELAATERREGTLAERQRLSMEIHDTLAQHLSSQQMLLQAADRTWDSDPGTARAHVRTATDIAARGLAEARRLVHDLAPPELAGGAGLADALRALDAGPDIEVRFHLEGTPTPLPDRAESALLRIAQGALANVREHSGARTAALTLSFLGDQVVLDIADDGHGFRQSPQAAGRGGSAPAGALPRAAGPGLPGGPVPGGPVPGGPVPGGPVPGGPVPGHRGHGLPAIRARVSQLGGDLTVESTPGEGTVLSASIPLEPTG; encoded by the coding sequence ATGGACGTACGCACCACCCCACCCCAGGAGCACCCCGTGAGCCACGCACCGCCGCGGAAACCCGACACCCGCGCCCTGGCCACCGTCATGCACACGGCGTTCTTCCTGCTCCTCGGCGCATCCGTGGCCCGCTTCCTGCTCCGGCACCCCGGCGAGCCCCGCACCCCGTGGATCATCGCGCTCAGCATCGTCCTCGCCCTGCTGTACGTCCTGGGCCCCGCCCTCGGCGCCGCACCCACCCTGCGCCGGCTCCTGTGGCTCGGCCTGGTGGTGGCCACCTGGGTGGTCCTCGTCGTCCTCGCGCCGAGCTTCGCGTGGTGTGCCGTACCGCTCTTCTACACGGGACTGCGCACCCTGCCGCCCCGCGCGGCCGTCGTGCTCGTGGCCCTGCTCACCGTGTTCGTGGTGGCCGCCCAGCTGAAGCTGTCCCAGGACTTCGACCCGAACCTGCTGCTCGCCCCGCCCGCGGTCGCCGCGCTCGCCACGGCCGTCTTCGTCCACACCGAACGCCAGGCCGAGGCCCAGCGCGTCCTGATCGACGACCTGATCCGCACCCGCCGGGAACTCGCCGCCACCGAGCGCCGCGAGGGCACCCTCGCGGAACGCCAGCGACTGTCCATGGAGATCCACGACACCCTGGCCCAGCACCTGTCGAGCCAGCAGATGCTGCTCCAGGCCGCCGACCGCACCTGGGACAGCGACCCCGGCACCGCCCGCGCGCACGTCCGTACCGCCACCGACATCGCCGCGCGCGGCCTCGCCGAGGCCCGCCGGCTGGTCCACGACCTGGCCCCGCCGGAACTCGCGGGCGGCGCCGGCCTCGCCGACGCCCTGCGCGCACTCGACGCGGGCCCCGACATCGAGGTCCGCTTCCACCTGGAGGGCACCCCGACCCCCCTCCCGGACCGGGCCGAATCCGCCCTCCTGCGGATCGCCCAAGGCGCGCTGGCCAACGTCCGCGAACACTCCGGCGCCCGAACCGCCGCCCTCACCCTGAGCTTCCTGGGCGACCAGGTGGTCCTGGACATCGCGGACGACGGCCACGGCTTCAGGCAATCCCCGCAGGCCGCCGGCCGGGGCGGATCCGCCCCGGCCGGGGCCCTACCTCGCGCGGCCGGTCCCGGTCTCCCCGGCGGGCCCGTCCCCGGCGGGCCCGTCCCCGGAGGGCCCGTCCCCGGCGGGCCCGTCCCCGGCGGGCCCGTACCCGGCCACCGCGGCCACGGACTCCCGGCCATACGCGCCCGCGTCAGCCAGCTCGGCGGCGACCTCACCGTCGAATCCACCCCGGGCGAGGGCACGGTCCTCTCCGCCTCGATCCCCCTGGAGCCCACCGGATGA
- a CDS encoding heme-binding protein, whose translation MNTRTRVLTGTALAVALGAGTFGAAGASAAQSESAPAAAVQAASSKKDDDRNFTTSTHLTVDAASRAAQAALKAAEKEGQKVTVAVVDRNGNTLVTLRGDGAGPQSYESAQRKAYTAVSWNAPTSVLAGRLAQTPNLKDIPGTLFLGGGTPVQAKGAPVAGIGVAGAPSGDLDEKFAKAGADSLAN comes from the coding sequence ATGAACACCCGCACCCGCGTTCTCACCGGTACCGCTCTCGCCGTCGCGCTCGGCGCCGGGACCTTCGGCGCCGCCGGCGCGAGCGCCGCGCAGAGCGAGTCCGCCCCGGCCGCCGCCGTCCAGGCCGCTTCCTCGAAGAAGGACGACGACAGGAACTTCACCACCTCGACCCACCTCACCGTCGACGCCGCCTCCCGCGCCGCCCAGGCCGCGCTCAAGGCCGCCGAGAAGGAGGGCCAGAAGGTGACGGTCGCGGTCGTGGACCGCAACGGCAACACCCTGGTCACCCTGCGCGGCGACGGCGCCGGCCCGCAGTCCTACGAGTCGGCGCAGCGCAAGGCCTACACGGCCGTGTCCTGGAACGCCCCGACCTCGGTGCTGGCCGGCCGGCTCGCCCAGACCCCGAACCTGAAGGACATCCCCGGCACCCTCTTCCTCGGTGGCGGCACCCCGGTCCAGGCCAAGGGCGCCCCGGTCGCCGGCATCGGCGTGGCCGGCGCCCCGAGCGGCGACCTGGACGAGAAGTTCGCGAAGGCCGGCGCGGACTCCCTCGCCAACTGA
- a CDS encoding M1 family metallopeptidase, producing the protein MDQRALSRLAAPALAALIALTAGCTGDTVQGRPGASGVRDPYFPKAGNGGYQVDHYDLDLAYDPADKQLHGTAVITARAKQGLSSFNLDFAGLRVEDVTVQGAAARFNRSGTELTVRPPEDLEKGEVFRTEIDYTGTPKPVTDPDGSEEGWITTADGSVAVGEPVGSMGWFPGNHHPSDKATYDIRLTVPNGYEAVSNGELRSRTAVGDGQTEFAWHNAEPMASYLATAAIGKFKVSTGRTPSGIGVYNAVSPDEAPASAAALARIPEVVEWGSGKFGPYPFGTVGTIVVPDGTLTYALETQTKPVYSGAPDEVLIVHELAHQWFGDSVSPKSWKDMWLNEGFATYAEWMWAEEHGGLSAEKRFDAFLAGDTKVDPDAGSDWGAFPPADPPGPEDISEAPVYARGAMVLHRIRQEVGDEKFAALLRGWAVEHRHGNASTADFTAYAEKKTGHDLTEVWDVWLYGEDRPEA; encoded by the coding sequence GTGGATCAACGCGCGCTCTCCCGCCTCGCCGCCCCCGCCCTCGCCGCCCTGATCGCCCTCACCGCGGGCTGTACGGGCGACACCGTGCAGGGGCGGCCGGGTGCGTCCGGGGTCCGCGATCCGTACTTCCCCAAGGCCGGCAACGGCGGCTACCAGGTGGACCACTACGACCTCGACCTGGCCTACGACCCGGCCGACAAGCAGCTCCACGGCACGGCCGTGATCACGGCCCGCGCGAAGCAGGGGCTCAGCTCCTTCAACCTCGATTTCGCGGGCCTGCGCGTCGAGGACGTCACCGTTCAGGGCGCGGCGGCCCGGTTCAACCGGTCGGGGACCGAGCTGACGGTGCGCCCGCCCGAGGACCTGGAGAAGGGCGAGGTCTTCCGTACCGAGATCGACTACACGGGTACGCCGAAGCCCGTCACCGACCCGGACGGCTCCGAGGAGGGCTGGATCACCACCGCGGACGGGTCCGTCGCGGTGGGGGAACCGGTCGGTTCGATGGGCTGGTTCCCCGGCAACCACCACCCGAGCGACAAGGCGACCTACGACATCAGGCTGACCGTCCCGAACGGCTACGAGGCCGTGTCCAACGGCGAGCTGCGCTCCCGCACCGCGGTCGGCGACGGCCAGACCGAGTTCGCCTGGCACAACGCGGAGCCGATGGCGAGCTACCTGGCGACCGCCGCCATCGGGAAGTTCAAGGTGTCCACCGGCCGCACGCCCTCCGGCATCGGCGTCTACAACGCCGTGTCCCCGGACGAGGCGCCGGCCAGTGCGGCCGCGCTGGCCCGGATCCCCGAGGTCGTGGAGTGGGGCAGCGGCAAGTTCGGGCCGTACCCCTTCGGCACGGTGGGGACGATCGTGGTGCCGGACGGGACCCTCACCTACGCGCTGGAGACGCAGACCAAACCCGTCTACTCGGGCGCTCCCGACGAGGTGCTGATCGTGCACGAGCTCGCGCACCAGTGGTTCGGCGACTCGGTGTCGCCGAAGTCCTGGAAGGACATGTGGCTCAACGAGGGCTTCGCCACCTACGCCGAGTGGATGTGGGCCGAGGAGCACGGCGGGCTCAGCGCGGAGAAACGGTTCGACGCGTTCCTCGCCGGCGACACGAAGGTCGATCCGGACGCCGGCTCCGACTGGGGCGCCTTCCCGCCGGCCGACCCGCCGGGCCCGGAGGACATCTCCGAGGCGCCCGTGTACGCGCGCGGCGCGATGGTGCTGCACCGGATCCGCCAGGAGGTCGGGGACGAGAAGTTCGCCGCGCTGCTGCGCGGTTGGGCCGTGGAGCACCGGCACGGCAACGCGAGCACGGCCGACTTCACCGCCTACGCGGAGAAGAAGACGGGGCACGACCTCACGGAGGTCTGGGACGTGTGGCTGTACGGCGAGGACCGCCCCGAGGCATAG
- a CDS encoding GNAT family N-acetyltransferase: MILHPLVPVDGALPGPVLTEIATLYATNRAFFELSGDFPDPARITVEQVAEALAGELSHEGAEVLMARSAGRLVGLAATLAHRDGPSPGDPDSTDPDPWIGLLLIDATAHRAGHGGTLAGLVADRFRTAGRAGLRIAVLDNNPGALAFWRAQGYVPLRQAADRELGRPCTVLRKAL; encoded by the coding sequence GTGATCCTGCACCCGCTCGTTCCCGTCGACGGCGCCCTCCCCGGCCCGGTCCTCACCGAGATCGCCACGCTCTACGCGACCAACCGCGCGTTCTTCGAGCTCAGCGGCGACTTCCCCGACCCGGCCCGCATCACGGTGGAACAGGTCGCCGAGGCCCTCGCCGGCGAACTCTCCCACGAGGGCGCCGAGGTACTGATGGCCCGCTCCGCCGGCCGTCTCGTCGGACTGGCCGCCACGCTCGCGCACCGGGACGGGCCCTCCCCGGGCGACCCGGACTCCACCGACCCGGACCCCTGGATCGGTCTCCTCCTCATCGACGCGACCGCGCACCGCGCAGGACACGGCGGCACCCTCGCCGGCCTCGTCGCGGACCGCTTCCGTACCGCGGGGCGCGCGGGTCTGCGCATCGCCGTGCTCGACAACAACCCGGGCGCCCTCGCCTTCTGGCGCGCCCAGGGGTACGTGCCCCTGCGTCAGGCCGCCGACCGGGAACTCGGGCGCCCCTGCACCGTCCTGCGCAAGGCCCTCTGA